A single window of Dermacentor albipictus isolate Rhodes 1998 colony chromosome 1, USDA_Dalb.pri_finalv2, whole genome shotgun sequence DNA harbors:
- the LOC135904079 gene encoding forkhead box protein B1-like, with protein MPRPGRSTYGDQKPPYSYISLTFMAIQSSQEKMLTLSDIYKFIMDRFPYYRKNTQRWQNSLRHNLSFNDCFIKIPRRPDRPGKGSYWALHPACGDMFENGSFLRRRKRFKLPRQIKDATAVALAELKHYETVSQNAIQEQAKMRLTALAAAPSHLQGHHADALRHGTVLPNYAKQSFSIENIIAPDGKNFSGVLPPSPPYTTSPHAPPHLRSLPPFPCSLPYATQASWHSTYSSLVAAAAAGRQDLNGFLCGAKVPPGHYPLAGVVPVPPGTGMPFSLPSLPLKPPALLPAFQFPGLTAEQSLLTAQMTSQMTSAAVTTTRVPPPPRPDSASSDISCRSLDVVSDEVANDPC; from the coding sequence ATGCCGAGGCCCGGCCGGTCGACGTACGGAGACCAGAAGCCGCCCTACTCGTACATCTCGCTCACCTTCATGGCCATCCAGAGCTCTCAGGAGAAGATGCTCACGCTTAGTGACATCTACAAGTTCATCATGGACCGCTTCCCCTACTACCGCAAGAACACGCAGCGGTGGCAGAACTCGCTCAGGCACAACCTCTCATTCAACGACTGCTTCATCAAGATcccgcgcaggcccgaccggccgGGCAAGGGCAGTTACTGGGCGCTGCACCCGGCCTGCGGCGACATGTTCGAGAATGGTTCGTTCCTGCGGCGACGCAAGCGCTTCAAGCTGCCACGCCAGATCAAGGACGCCACGGCCGTGGCGCTAGCCGAGCTGAAGCACTACGAGACCGTGTCGCAGAACGCCATCCAGGAACAGGCCAAGATGCGCCTCACCGCCCTGGCTGCGGCACCGAGTCACCTGCAGGGACACCACGCCGACGCCCTGAGGCACGGGACCGTGCTGCCCAACTACGCCAAGCAGTCGTTCTCCATCGAGAACATCATCGCACCAGACGGCAAGAACTTCAGCGGCGTGCTGCCTCCGAGTCCCCCGTACACGACGTCGCCGCACGCGCCGCCCCACTTGAGGTCCCTCCCACCGTTCCCATGCTCTCTGCCTTACGCGACCCAGGCGTCCTGGCACTCGACGTATTCCAGCCTCGTGGCAGCCGCGGCCGCTGGCCGGCAAGACCTCAACGGCTTTCTGTGCGGGGCGAAGGTGCCGCCCGGTCACTACCCCCTCGCCGGCGTCGTGCCCGTGCCGCCAGGCACCGGGATGCCGTTTTCGCTACCGTCGCTGCCCCTCAAGCCGCCGGCTCTTCTGCCGGCGTTCCAGTTCCCAGGCCTCACAGCCGAGCAGTCCCTCTTGACAGCACAGATGACATCCCAAATGACGTCGGCAGCAGTGACAACCACGAGGGTGCCGCCGCCTCCCAGACCGGACTCGGCGTCTAGTGATATATCTTGCAGGTCGCTAGATGTGGTGTCGGACGAAGTGGCGAACGACCCCTGTTAG